A window of the Thermoanaerobaculia bacterium genome harbors these coding sequences:
- a CDS encoding cytochrome c3 family protein, whose translation MKISALAAALALAAGLGSAAPSPRLAPPPAVPAPVNACLKCHLSLDDDTLSPPARAFQKEDVHAKAGFTCANCHGGDPTQDDMDAAHDPKKGFIGKPAHAQIPGVCAKCHSDAAMMKQYNPSLRVDELSEYKTSKHGQMLAKGDQRVAECANCHGAHGILPIKDSRSPVYPTRVAKTCNTCHGDAALMASYHLPSDVYAKYMTSVHAKAMYEKGDISAPTCNSCHGNHGATPPAVTSVANVCGTCHAVFAEKFRASAHARAFEDLGLPGCVTCHGNHDIAAPTEEFLGTGPTGRCGSCHEKGDRCDVATTAMHGDIVALRTRIEAAHRVLETASEAGMEVSKQKFDLTNAEEALTKARTDVHELQLAAVRKDADEGLAIARAAEAAGHRAMAERDYRRRGLLLSLVLILGTIIALVFTIRRLG comes from the coding sequence GTGAAGATTTCCGCGCTCGCCGCCGCGCTCGCGCTCGCCGCCGGCCTCGGGTCCGCCGCTCCGTCTCCCCGCCTCGCTCCGCCGCCCGCGGTCCCGGCGCCGGTGAACGCGTGCCTGAAATGCCACCTCTCGCTGGACGACGACACGCTCTCGCCGCCGGCCCGCGCCTTCCAGAAAGAGGACGTCCACGCGAAGGCCGGATTCACGTGCGCGAACTGTCACGGCGGCGACCCGACGCAGGACGACATGGACGCCGCGCACGACCCGAAAAAGGGATTCATCGGCAAGCCGGCGCACGCCCAGATCCCGGGGGTCTGCGCGAAATGCCACAGCGACGCCGCGATGATGAAGCAGTACAACCCGTCGCTGCGCGTGGACGAGCTCTCCGAATACAAGACCAGCAAGCACGGGCAGATGCTCGCGAAGGGCGATCAGCGCGTCGCCGAGTGCGCGAACTGCCACGGCGCGCACGGGATCCTCCCGATCAAGGATTCGCGCTCTCCGGTCTACCCGACGCGGGTCGCGAAGACGTGCAACACCTGCCACGGGGACGCGGCGCTCATGGCCTCGTACCACCTTCCCTCGGACGTCTACGCGAAGTACATGACGAGCGTGCACGCGAAGGCGATGTACGAGAAAGGCGACATCTCGGCGCCGACCTGCAACTCCTGTCACGGGAACCACGGGGCGACGCCGCCGGCGGTGACCTCCGTCGCCAACGTCTGCGGGACCTGCCACGCGGTATTCGCGGAAAAGTTCCGGGCGAGCGCCCACGCGCGCGCCTTCGAAGATCTCGGCCTCCCCGGATGCGTCACGTGCCACGGAAACCACGACATCGCCGCGCCGACCGAGGAATTCCTCGGAACCGGGCCGACGGGTCGATGCGGCTCGTGCCACGAGAAAGGGGATCGCTGCGACGTCGCGACGACCGCGATGCACGGCGACATCGTCGCGCTGAGGACGCGGATCGAGGCCGCGCATCGCGTGCTCGAGACCGCCTCCGAAGCCGGGATGGAGGTCTCGAAGCAGAAGTTCGACCTCACGAACGCCGAGGAGGCGCTGACCAAGGCCCGAACGGACGTTCACGAGCTCCAGCTCGCCGCGGTCCGCAAGGACGCCGACGAAGGTCTCGCGATCGCCCGCGCCGCCGAAGCCGCGGGCCACCGCGCGATGGCGGAGCGCGACTATCGCCGTCGGGGACTGCTGTTGTCGCTCGTGCTCATCCTGGGCACGATCATCGCGCTGGTATTCACGATCCGCCGCCTCGGATAG